CCACGGTCGAAGCAGTCCTGGAGCGCAACCCCATCCGGGAAGGGCACGTGTTGGTGTTTACGCGGCATACCACCACTGGGCTTGCCATTAACGAAGACGAGGTGCGCTTGCGGGAAGACTTCAAACGGCATTTTGCCCAGGTCGCTCCGCCCGAGCAGCGTTACATGCACAACGACTTGCACTTGCGGGACGTGCCCGATGACGAACCCCTCAACGCGCACGCTCACTTGATCGCTGTCAGCCTCAACACCAGCGAGTACGTCCCCGTCATGGAAGGGGAACTGGCACTGGGCAAGTGGCAGTCAATTTTGTTTTTCGAGCTGGATGGCTCGCGCCAGCGCAAGCTATTCGTGCAAGTGTGCG
This is a stretch of genomic DNA from Cyanobacteria bacterium QS_8_64_29. It encodes these proteins:
- a CDS encoding secondary thiamine-phosphate synthase enzyme: MLDRNVASSQSKRITPYNSSQSSPQAEGLTFRSETIAFETEDDACIYNVTATVEAVLERNPIREGHVLVFTRHTTTGLAINEDEVRLREDFKRHFAQVAPPEQRYMHNDLHLRDVPDDEPLNAHAHLIAVSLNTSEYVPVMEGELALGKWQSILFFELDGSRQRKLFVQVCGQ